Part of the Paroedura picta isolate Pp20150507F chromosome 3, Ppicta_v3.0, whole genome shotgun sequence genome is shown below.
GGGCTATCCGGGAGTGGATATTATCTGCGAAATCTGAGAAATGTGCTCTGAAAGCCTAGTATTGCAAATGTAAAtgtccacatttttaaaaaaatcttctacTCTTTTCCTTGCACTTCCACTGCAGACATAGCATAGTAcgctgttgctgattggtcagggcatcaattcaaaaaGTGTAGgagacttctccctcccccctcccccagcttgctctggctgtagagttgGGGGACAAGAAGGCTGGAAAGAAAGCCCTCTCCAGCCTCGTGCATCTTAGTCAAAGCTGTTTCCAGTAGGGAAAAAAGGAacattgcagatctgttgcaagatccaggtttaGATCGATCAAAATTTGGCAGGAttgccagcaggaaaaaaaatgtgagtgcagacagtACCCTTTGTACCATTTCTCTAGTCTGAATCACGCATTGCCTGTAttgtctccttccctcctcacagAATCAACAGCATCTTTGAGGTGTGAACTCCAAGAGACAACCCCAGTCTCCCATCGAAGGAGTAGTTTGACCTAATCAGTGGCAGCATCTCGTGCAAACTGAACCCATGCTGATATTACTGAGCCATTAAAAGAAACTCCCACAAGGCATCCAACCACACATTCAACAGAAATGCGGAAACTGTTTAACAAACATTTATGAAACAACAGAGATACAATATTAACTATATTGTTTTTATAGGACAATAAAAGCTATGCTGTGCTTAGGTATAGAAGACTCaggaaattaaaagcaaaattcaAGATTTCAGGAGATCCTGGCTATTCAGAAACCTGCACAGAGAAATTTAAAAGTGAAAAGAATTATTTGCAAGCCGCACACGCAGAGCAAGTAGGTTTTAGCATTGTGTATGAACCGTTCCCCTCATTACCAGGCAGCTAGGAAGGAGGGATGACGTGCTGAATGTTGTCATTCATGCTCTGCTCCACCTGGGTGATGATATGCTCATTGCGTGTTTTGATCAGCCATTCCCACAGCCACCCCAGTGCGCTCAGGATGGCAATGCCAGGGACCAGCAAGAAAATCCGATAATGAAACCATGGACctgaaatggggaagggagacatcaccaaggattttttaaaaaaaaaagggggggggttaaatacCAGAACTCCCATGACTTTTATAAGCAATCTATACCTGAATATGCCAGATTAAAGAACAGTAGCACCATAGATATCTATAAAATTCTGGAGGTATACGTTTCAAGAGTTAAAACTTCCTTGGTTAGATACTAGATAATATCCTCCTCAAATACCAGATGGTATCTTTTTCAGCGAATAACTGATGAAGGGAtgtttgactcttaaaagcttgCGTGCGCATGCGCGTGTGTGAAGTGTTAATTCAGTTTCAATTTAtggtgattctatgaattaatgtccttcaAAACATTCTATCACTAACATCCATTCTCACAAACTGAGGGCCACGTGGCACTCTAGGTTGAGCCAATCCATCTCTCGTTGAGTTTTCCTCTTTTTCtactaccttcaacttttcctagcattattgtcttttccagtgacttcgTGTCTTCTCATAACATGACCAAAATAGGATAGCTTCAGTTTAGTAATTTTAGCTTCAAGGCAGCCCTTTTCaggcttttgaccatggaggagcccctgaaatatttttcagatttcaaggagcCTCAGAACCGGGCTAGAAATTATGTtacctggccacgcctccctgccacgcctgtGGAGGTCTTAGGGGGGGATGAAGCAGTTTGAGACAggtgtccaggctccaccccctttcccaggcatggtaacCGCACAAGAATGCCACCCCTGGTCAATGGAAgaggccagttccctgctttctttGCAGTTCTAGGAATaatttgtggccaagtccattaaggcaagataCAGGGGACGGCTAGGGAGCCCCTGGGGATTTCTCACAAAGCCCCAAGGAGCCCTGGTCAGGAATCCCTTTTCTAGGGAGAAACTTGATTTGGTCCAGAACCCGAGTTGCCCACGGCCATTTTGTTTTGGATTGCTAAACTTTGTGTCAGAAACCCAAATTAGACATGACACAGAGTTCAATATTCccatgtctagggcaggggtggccatactgtggctctccagatgtccatggactaaaatgctggcaggggctcatgggaattgtagtccatggtcacccCTGGTTTAAGGAACATCTGGGGTCTCCACCAGCTTGTTGAAAAGTGAAACAGGTTCCCCTCCGTTACAATGCAGGGTGCCCATTTCAGGTCTGGGCCATggtgcacatggaggagggcctTTTCCCAGGTCTCCCCAGCCATGGTCTCAACTTGAAACAACAGGCGGGCACTTGGCTTACATATGTATTTTCCACCACCAATCTATTTACTGACTTCTGCCCTTCCACTACAAAACCCATATTGCCCTGCTGTCCTACCCACACCAAAGGATTCTTACCCACTGCTGTGAGCCGGACCTGAGCCTCACAAGTTCTGTTTGGGCCTGAAAGGACTTGGTACTCTCCTTCCATCTCCTTCTTCATGCCTATGATGCCCAGGCCAGTGTGGTCCATGATGAAGTGATCCTTCAGGTCCCTGTTAAAATAGTAagagtgccccctgctggcaaggaGGACCCAGTTACAATGAGATGCAGAACTGTTCACTCTGCACAAGATGGTGTAATCGTTGGGGAGTGTTATGGGGATGAAGGCTCTGGAGTCACGGGGAATGTAGCGGCAGATCATGGCACACATTCCAGGTCCTGCAAGGAAGAAATGAGGTGGGTGTATTTCATGAAAACAAAATTCATTATTGACTTACTTGATTCCATCTGCCAAAAGCCAAAACAATTAGTAGGCATGCTGTTCTTTTGAAGGAAGCTCAGACTTCTGGGAGTCTTCAAAAGAAGGCTCATAGCTCCCTAACAGCTTCCAAGGGCCTCTCTCTGCACACATTTGCAGTATGAACCTATTAggttaataaaatcagagccaagtagcacctttaagaccaacaatttattcagggtgtgagctttcgagtgcaagcacccttcttcagactAAGAACGCCCTTGCGGCACGGCTTCTGGATGCGCCTGGGTGCAGGTGCGCTGTGGGCTTGGCGAGCAAGGGAGATGGTGCGGGCGCTTCCTGGCTGGCCCATAACCCCCTGGGATGGGCTGCTGCgaatgctgggagggaggggagcaggatgCAGCGGAGGCAGTAGCCgtccctgtccctgtcctccctccatcccaaaatctccaggagttttccaacctggatctggcaaccctagatgggatgtagggttgccagattcattGATGCTGCTGGTAGGAGATTGGGGGTGCTTTCTGGAAGGTTTGCAacgtgctgacatcacccagagcTGAGGCTAAAATGTCAGAGACATCAGGATGGGGACGCTCTGGCttttaggcaaaactctatggtagaatttgcttcaagccACAGAATTTACTCCAAAAACCAGAGCACTACTCCCCCTCTGCATGGCTCGAGTGTGCCAACATCACTTTTGGGCAATGTCATCATGTGgcattaaaatgtggcattcttcCGGGCTAAGATAATTTGGAGGGGACTTGTGGGGGTAAGATGCATTCAGAAAGTGGGGGACCCCCACTCAGAGCGGTGAAGCCAAATACCCTACTCCcgccccctgccagtggccaggcagAACATGGGGACCATAACTTCAGAGCTATTAGTATATCAATAAAtaggagtgtgtgtttttaaaggaaaaaaaactcaTGAAAACAACTATTCAAGTTCATTTGGTATTGTGAAATTGGTATTATGAAATCTGAAAACCATGAGATGTGAAACTCCATGGTCATGGACATCTGTCTGTGCCTATTAATATTTATCCCTCACCACTAAACCACCAAATCACATATTCCCGCTAAATATAAATGCCTTTTATCATCTCACTCTCAAATCATATGCAGAGCACAGCAGAATTGTTACCTACTAGAAGGAATAGATTGGGGACACCTGGGCTGGCTTCTTCAGTATAACTTTCCTCATGGGCTGTTGTCATGATAaatgagggaggagaggcagttGTCCCCAATGGATTAGGAATA
Proteins encoded:
- the LOC143834510 gene encoding uncharacterized protein LOC143834510, whose amino-acid sequence is MGAYGPPLQEGKRSWFSAAALVVIWGGLLGQWDAEAASVFMGKQEAGPGMCAMICRYIPRDSRAFIPITLPNDYTILCRVNSSASHCNWVLLASRGHSYYFNRDLKDHFIMDHTGLGIIGMKKEMEGEYQVLSGPNRTCEAQVRLTAVGPWFHYRIFLLVPGIAILSALGWLWEWLIKTRNEHIITQVEQSMNDNIQHVIPPS